From the genome of Sphingobacterium kitahiroshimense, one region includes:
- a CDS encoding DNA/RNA helicase domain-containing protein, with translation MIKPFQIIPYPFDAQLELTLLQQQRDYLSWPIVYFLQDKKEAYVGETTDMVTRFKAHLKTVRKQQLQSVALIRSELFNKSATLDIESNLIRYIAADGQFDLQNGNLGISNHKFYQQKEVYWELFRDIWSELRQMGIARHSLEHIDNSDLFKYSPYKSLSREQTNGLKMILRCLLDDRAKVSLIHGGAGTGKSILAIFLFKLLKTDLQDFNKADFDESDEELFNLVEAVRQKYGDLEMALVIPMQSFRKTISKVFKNIKGLSPKMVIGPAEVAKQKYDLLIVDEGHRLRQWKNLAAYYGTFRKVSQQLGLDELTCTELDWVQLQSDKSIIFYDEFQSVKPSDADKQRFIDLQALESTRIERLRSQFRVKGGAHYMEFVHQIFSDNNALSPKPFESVHYDFQLFDDLDAMVKEIKRKDDSEGLCRMVAGFAWDWISKSDKSLHDIVIGNTALRWNSTEVDWVNSANAIHEVGCIHTTQGYDLNYTGLIIGPELDYDFDTNAFVVYKDRYKDKNGKNSVKDLSVLKNYILNIYRTILFRGIQGSYVYVCNDNLRKYLAQYIKRQWTADKIETDYSITDTPSENSVPYYDLEVAAGSFSELQQAEHTRYIQVNGIKVDLARYFACKVVGESMNKIIPNAAICLFEKYQGGSRNGLICLVESNDFIDSEFGANYTIKEYSSKKTISEEGWEHQEITLLPKSTDTSFQPIMLRDEELLDLKVVGVFKKVLI, from the coding sequence ATGATCAAACCTTTCCAGATTATTCCTTATCCATTTGATGCGCAGTTGGAACTTACTTTATTGCAACAACAGCGTGATTATCTTTCATGGCCGATAGTATACTTCCTTCAAGATAAAAAAGAAGCTTATGTTGGTGAAACCACTGATATGGTTACTCGCTTCAAAGCACATCTTAAGACTGTGAGGAAACAACAGTTACAGTCTGTAGCGCTTATTCGGAGTGAACTGTTCAATAAGTCAGCTACTTTAGATATCGAGTCCAATTTGATCCGCTATATCGCCGCTGATGGGCAATTTGATTTGCAAAATGGTAATCTTGGGATCTCCAATCATAAGTTCTATCAACAGAAAGAAGTTTACTGGGAACTTTTTCGTGATATCTGGTCAGAATTAAGGCAAATGGGTATAGCTCGTCATTCACTTGAGCATATCGATAATTCAGATCTTTTTAAGTATTCTCCCTACAAAAGCTTATCGCGAGAACAGACAAATGGATTAAAGATGATTCTTAGATGCCTGCTTGATGATCGTGCAAAGGTTAGCTTGATTCACGGTGGAGCAGGAACAGGCAAGTCTATCCTGGCTATATTTCTTTTTAAATTATTGAAGACCGATTTACAGGATTTCAATAAAGCAGATTTTGACGAGTCAGATGAGGAGCTATTTAATCTGGTGGAAGCTGTCCGTCAAAAATATGGAGACTTGGAAATGGCTCTCGTTATTCCAATGCAGTCATTTCGTAAAACCATCAGTAAGGTGTTCAAAAACATTAAAGGATTGTCACCAAAGATGGTCATTGGACCGGCTGAAGTGGCTAAACAAAAGTATGATCTCTTGATTGTAGATGAAGGTCATCGCTTACGTCAATGGAAAAATCTTGCGGCTTATTATGGTACATTTCGTAAAGTATCACAGCAACTGGGTTTAGATGAATTGACGTGTACTGAATTGGATTGGGTGCAGTTGCAATCCGATAAATCCATTATTTTCTATGACGAGTTTCAGTCTGTCAAACCGTCTGATGCTGATAAACAACGTTTTATCGATTTGCAGGCATTAGAAAGTACACGGATTGAACGTTTGCGCTCTCAGTTCCGCGTAAAAGGAGGAGCACATTATATGGAGTTCGTACATCAGATCTTCTCAGATAACAATGCACTTTCGCCAAAACCTTTTGAGAGCGTGCACTACGATTTTCAGTTATTTGATGATCTGGATGCCATGGTCAAGGAGATCAAGCGTAAGGATGATTCTGAAGGCCTGTGCCGTATGGTAGCAGGATTCGCCTGGGATTGGATCTCCAAGAGTGATAAGTCGCTTCACGACATTGTTATAGGTAATACTGCGCTTCGTTGGAATAGTACTGAAGTGGATTGGGTTAACTCGGCCAATGCGATCCATGAAGTTGGCTGTATTCATACAACGCAAGGCTATGACCTCAACTATACTGGTCTGATTATCGGTCCAGAACTGGATTATGATTTTGATACGAATGCTTTTGTTGTATATAAAGATCGATATAAAGACAAAAATGGGAAGAACTCAGTCAAAGATCTATCAGTTCTTAAAAATTATATCCTCAATATTTATCGTACCATCCTTTTTCGCGGTATTCAGGGAAGTTATGTGTATGTCTGCAATGACAATCTAAGAAAATATCTAGCACAGTACATTAAAAGACAGTGGACAGCAGACAAAATTGAAACTGATTATAGCATTACCGATACCCCATCTGAAAATTCAGTTCCATACTATGACCTTGAGGTCGCAGCAGGGAGTTTCTCTGAGCTCCAACAAGCAGAACATACTCGTTATATTCAAGTAAATGGAATCAAAGTAGATCTGGCTCGTTATTTTGCATGTAAAGTAGTGGGGGAGTCTATGAACAAGATTATCCCTAATGCCGCTATTTGTCTCTTCGAGAAATATCAAGGAGGTTCTCGAAATGGATTGATCTGTTTAGTCGAATCAAATGATTTTATAGATAGCGAATTCGGAGCTAACTATACCATAAAAGAATATAGTAGCAAGAAAACCATCAGTGAAGAGGGATGGGAACACCAAGAGATTACGCTTTTACCGAAATCAACCGATACATCTTTTCAGCCTATTATGTTGCGAGATGAAGAGCTATTGGATTTGAAAGTAGTTGGCGTGTTTAAGAAGGTGCTAATATAG
- a CDS encoding nucleotide pyrophosphohydrolase produces MSDIQHLLEQIRQFRDARDWEQFHNSKDLALALSIEASELLELFLWKDNEDADPDKLKKELADVLMYALLLADKHGLDIKEIVEEKMKLNNEKYPVEKAKGTAKKYNEL; encoded by the coding sequence ATGTCCGACATTCAACATTTATTAGAGCAGATCCGTCAGTTCCGAGATGCCCGCGATTGGGAGCAGTTTCACAATTCCAAAGATTTAGCTTTGGCATTGAGTATTGAAGCCTCTGAGCTTCTTGAGCTTTTCTTATGGAAAGACAATGAAGATGCGGATCCTGATAAACTCAAAAAGGAACTAGCCGATGTTTTGATGTATGCTTTATTGCTTGCCGATAAGCATGGTTTGGATATAAAAGAGATTGTTGAGGAAAAGATGAAACTTAATAATGAAAAATATCCTGTGGAGAAAGCAAAAGGAACGGCCAAGAAGTATAACGAATTATAA
- a CDS encoding HNH endonuclease: MSHDGNVTNGLALCPNLHRAFDSGLVAVDQYYRILVSKHIRELGEHPYSLKKLEGAKLILPKSEQYHPAPENLAWHRV, from the coding sequence ATTTCGCACGATGGTAATGTCACCAATGGACTTGCGCTATGTCCCAATCTGCACCGGGCTTTTGATAGTGGATTGGTTGCTGTAGATCAATATTATCGTATTTTGGTTTCAAAACATATACGAGAGCTTGGGGAGCATCCCTATAGTCTCAAAAAATTAGAAGGGGCTAAACTTATATTACCAAAATCAGAACAATATCATCCAGCACCAGAAAATTTAGCATGGCATAGAGTGTAA
- a CDS encoding SRPBCC family protein, giving the protein MPKIEIITIINAPIALCFDLARSIDLHTISTSKTNEKAIGGRTQGLIELNEYVTWQATHFGIRQILTSKITAFERPYYFVDEQISGAFKSLYHEHVFEQDGEKVIMKDIFTFQSPMWIFGRLFNKLILTAYLRKFLMTRNSMIKEFAESDKWKRLI; this is encoded by the coding sequence ATGCCCAAAATTGAAATTATTACTATAATCAATGCACCTATAGCATTGTGTTTTGATCTTGCTAGGAGTATTGATTTACATACTATTTCGACTTCAAAAACAAATGAAAAAGCTATTGGTGGTAGAACACAAGGATTAATAGAGCTAAATGAATATGTTACTTGGCAAGCCACACATTTTGGTATTAGACAGATTCTAACTTCAAAAATAACAGCTTTTGAAAGACCTTATTACTTTGTCGATGAGCAAATAAGTGGTGCATTCAAATCGCTATACCACGAACATGTATTTGAACAGGATGGTGAAAAAGTAATCATGAAAGATATCTTTACATTTCAATCGCCTATGTGGATATTTGGAAGGTTATTTAACAAACTTATTCTAACAGCATATCTTCGCAAATTTCTCATGACAAGAAATAGTATGATTAAAGAATTCGCAGAATCGGACAAATGGAAAAGACTGATCTAA
- a CDS encoding Abi family protein produces MKYSKEALSIDKQIELLQKRELSIGCLIRAEKYLQNVSYYRLSGYMFHLQTKTGDTKFLDGTTFDDIINLYTFDKNLRRIFLEYLERIEVSFRTKIINTYSNQYGFYWYINDNYFLNKNELRDEKEEILGYQNYVLDSIRVSLKDPKEQFLRAFKLKYTSEILPPENMSFEVLSFGKLIKLYTCLKNDEYKNSIAKNFKLPNGKSLVNWLLFLNDVRNVCAHHSRLWNRKFTANKLSFPSRDKHKIMGNIPEKANSNVYGAIIAINHLLNTFNISNSFTDKIEELVKTHQIKVSNLGFPEDWEKRAPCKIEYLS; encoded by the coding sequence ATGAAATATTCTAAGGAAGCCTTATCTATCGATAAGCAGATTGAGCTTTTGCAAAAACGAGAATTATCTATTGGTTGTTTAATTCGAGCTGAAAAGTATCTTCAAAATGTAAGTTATTATCGATTGAGTGGTTATATGTTCCATCTACAGACTAAAACTGGAGATACTAAATTTTTGGATGGAACTACGTTTGACGATATTATCAATCTATATACATTTGATAAAAACCTCAGACGTATTTTTCTTGAGTATTTGGAAAGAATTGAAGTAAGTTTTAGAACAAAAATAATAAATACCTATTCAAATCAATACGGATTTTATTGGTATATCAATGATAATTACTTTCTCAATAAAAATGAATTAAGAGATGAGAAGGAGGAGATTTTAGGTTATCAAAATTATGTTTTGGATTCCATTCGAGTATCATTGAAAGATCCTAAGGAACAATTTCTTAGAGCTTTTAAATTGAAATATACAAGCGAGATACTTCCTCCTGAAAATATGTCTTTTGAAGTACTTTCTTTCGGTAAATTAATTAAGTTATATACCTGCTTAAAAAATGATGAATATAAAAATAGTATCGCTAAAAATTTTAAATTACCAAATGGTAAGTCTTTAGTTAATTGGTTGTTATTTTTAAATGATGTTCGAAATGTTTGTGCTCATCATTCAAGATTATGGAATAGAAAGTTTACGGCAAATAAATTATCATTTCCAAGTAGGGATAAGCACAAAATAATGGGGAATATTCCTGAAAAGGCTAATTCAAATGTATATGGGGCAATAATTGCGATTAACCATTTATTGAATACTTTTAATATTTCAAATTCATTTACGGATAAAATTGAAGAATTGGTAAAAACTCATCAGATTAAAGTCAGCAATTTAGGTTTTCCAGAAGATTGGGAAAAGAGAGCTCCGTGCAAAATTGAATATTTGTCATAA
- a CDS encoding DUF4826 family protein produces MSDHKNIKYQASTFDNIDGLSKKDNSHLYDLSIEAKNYLLRHHWCKSILSGWLAVYWEGILGIFLFEIEPACNGVDQFVWIVVGDIPRAYIDVESGRDPRSALGSYVTIMRDWVEAVLNGEPIEDCYPVEVPATKEYAEILQNRLDLLDTLIIEEL; encoded by the coding sequence ATGAGCGATCATAAAAATATAAAATATCAAGCGTCGACCTTTGATAATATTGACGGGTTATCTAAAAAAGATAATAGTCATCTTTATGACTTATCAATAGAAGCTAAGAATTATCTATTGAGACATCATTGGTGTAAAAGTATTCTTTCAGGTTGGCTCGCTGTCTACTGGGAGGGAATATTAGGCATTTTCCTCTTTGAAATAGAGCCTGCTTGTAATGGTGTTGATCAGTTTGTTTGGATTGTTGTTGGTGATATTCCTCGTGCCTATATTGATGTGGAAAGTGGAAGGGATCCACGAAGTGCTCTGGGGAGTTATGTTACGATAATGAGAGATTGGGTAGAGGCAGTGCTAAATGGGGAACCTATAGAAGATTGTTATCCAGTAGAAGTTCCGGCAACAAAAGAGTATGCAGAAATTTTGCAAAATCGTTTAGATCTTTTGGATACGCTTATCATAGAGGAGCTGTGA
- a CDS encoding immunity 53 family protein yields the protein MIKWLQNWYYQLCDGEWEHENRIRIESIDNPGWSIEIDISKCGSDILPKSWTLYALSDNNWIGFKIHDRIFYAAGDPFKLEVLISLFRELTEKGEIKDEYIWSIINSK from the coding sequence ATGATAAAATGGTTACAAAATTGGTATTACCAATTATGCGATGGAGAATGGGAACATGAGAATCGTATTCGTATTGAGTCAATTGATAACCCAGGATGGAGTATTGAAATTGATATTAGTAAATGTGGTTCAGATATTTTACCTAAAAGTTGGACCCTATATGCATTATCAGATAATAATTGGATAGGATTTAAGATACATGACCGTATCTTTTATGCAGCTGGTGATCCCTTCAAGCTAGAAGTATTAATTAGTCTTTTTAGAGAGTTGACCGAAAAAGGAGAAATTAAAGACGAATACATCTGGAGTATTATTAATAGCAAATAG
- a CDS encoding Fic family protein, with protein sequence MLIFTAYTLEAMAVYIHERHSWTDFQWEDQKILNLLSEVRHLQGKLIGKVELLGFELQDEANLETLIQDVVKSSEIEGEILNPEQVRSSIATRLGLDNSGLIQSDRHIDGVVEMMLDATQNTDKTISIERLFGWHGALFPIGRSGLYKIDVAQWRSGDMQVVSGGMGKEVIHFEGPKAERLEEEMKRFIGWFNTDSSIDPVLKAAIVHLWFVTVHPFDDGNGRIARALTDMQLSKADGVNQRFYSMSAQIKQERKEYYTILEKTQKGDSDITNWVVWFLNCLKEAIIASNTIIDKVVRKHHFWMQNNVHISNERQRMMLNKLMDNFEGNLTSSKWAKMTKISADTALRDLTDLVNKGILIKADSGGRSTNYELNW encoded by the coding sequence ATGCTTATATTTACCGCATACACTTTAGAAGCGATGGCAGTCTATATACACGAGCGACATAGTTGGACAGATTTCCAATGGGAAGATCAAAAGATACTTAATTTATTAAGTGAAGTTCGACATCTGCAAGGAAAACTTATTGGAAAAGTAGAGTTGCTAGGATTTGAATTACAAGATGAAGCAAACTTAGAAACACTTATACAAGATGTAGTGAAATCATCAGAAATAGAGGGTGAAATACTTAATCCAGAACAAGTTCGCTCTTCAATAGCTACTCGATTAGGATTAGATAATTCAGGTTTGATACAATCTGACCGACATATTGATGGTGTGGTAGAGATGATGTTAGATGCTACACAGAATACAGATAAGACCATAAGTATAGAAAGATTATTTGGCTGGCATGGCGCATTATTTCCAATCGGTAGAAGTGGCTTGTACAAGATTGATGTAGCACAATGGAGAAGTGGAGATATGCAAGTGGTTTCGGGAGGAATGGGAAAAGAAGTTATACACTTTGAAGGACCTAAAGCTGAACGTCTCGAAGAGGAAATGAAGAGATTCATAGGCTGGTTTAATACGGATTCTAGTATAGATCCAGTCTTAAAAGCTGCTATTGTACATTTATGGTTTGTGACTGTACATCCATTTGATGATGGAAATGGACGTATTGCTCGTGCATTAACAGATATGCAACTATCGAAAGCGGATGGTGTCAATCAACGCTTTTATAGTATGTCTGCGCAAATTAAACAAGAACGTAAGGAATATTATACGATTCTAGAGAAAACGCAAAAAGGCGATTCTGATATTACCAATTGGGTAGTTTGGTTTTTAAACTGCCTTAAAGAAGCTATTATTGCTTCGAATACGATAATAGATAAAGTCGTGAGAAAACATCACTTTTGGATGCAAAACAATGTTCATATCAGTAATGAAAGGCAACGTATGATGTTGAATAAATTAATGGATAATTTTGAAGGAAATCTGACTTCATCAAAGTGGGCAAAGATGACCAAGATATCGGCTGATACCGCATTACGAGATCTTACAGATTTAGTTAATAAAGGTATTCTAATAAAAGCAGATTCCGGTGGCAGAAGCACAAATTATGAACTAAATTGGTAG
- a CDS encoding helix-turn-helix transcriptional regulator, whose translation MFFFKKYLLFIIISLYFTQLYSQNIDHKSLELEISNFNDKNQNEKSIVKLDKIINDTKSTDYDRYHAYLQKSLTYKNLYNYTGALTNLTLAEKAGRNTKYNKETSTRVLIEQLFIYFDLKKNKEFNELLLQVKPENLKYIKNETRAFYECILGNLEMKKGNYVLADKYFDNCIILLKKENPKHLPIIYKVKVELYNLMGKHKEAIKAFEIGMDYAEKFQIDIYKITMLETIIYYYTSNEQYKEAYLAQSEVTRQRKLYDAANRSGQLNNLEKELLQQRSDIELNNKKNMQLVLSTIIILLCILIFVLFKLFQSNKQRRLLIEKEIARMRIQLESYINHTAENKNDQLYLNLEKYNLKPRHLEIIELIRKGKTNKEIGNELFISENTVKYHLKIIYEILDIDNRSELTK comes from the coding sequence ATGTTTTTCTTTAAAAAGTATTTATTATTTATTATAATTTCACTTTATTTCACGCAGTTATATAGTCAAAACATTGATCATAAATCTTTGGAGCTTGAAATCTCAAACTTTAATGATAAAAATCAAAACGAGAAGTCAATAGTAAAGCTTGACAAAATCATAAATGACACGAAATCTACTGATTATGATCGATATCACGCTTACTTACAAAAGTCATTGACGTACAAAAATCTCTATAATTATACAGGAGCACTGACTAATCTAACATTAGCAGAAAAAGCGGGTAGAAACACGAAATATAATAAGGAAACAAGTACACGAGTTCTAATTGAGCAACTATTTATTTACTTTGATCTGAAAAAAAACAAAGAGTTTAACGAATTACTTCTGCAAGTAAAACCAGAGAACCTCAAATATATCAAAAATGAAACTAGAGCATTTTATGAGTGTATCCTGGGCAATTTGGAAATGAAAAAAGGGAACTATGTCCTTGCTGATAAATATTTTGATAACTGTATTATACTCCTAAAAAAAGAAAATCCCAAGCATTTACCTATTATTTATAAAGTAAAAGTAGAGCTATATAATTTGATGGGAAAACATAAGGAGGCAATAAAAGCTTTTGAAATAGGAATGGACTATGCCGAGAAGTTTCAAATAGATATTTATAAAATCACGATGCTAGAGACCATAATCTATTATTACACCTCCAATGAGCAATATAAAGAAGCATACCTGGCGCAAAGTGAGGTAACACGACAGAGAAAATTATATGATGCTGCAAATAGAAGCGGACAACTTAATAATCTAGAAAAAGAGCTGCTTCAACAAAGGAGTGACATCGAATTGAATAATAAGAAGAATATGCAACTCGTGCTCAGCACTATAATTATATTGCTGTGTATTTTAATTTTCGTTCTTTTTAAACTTTTTCAATCAAATAAACAACGAAGACTTTTAATTGAAAAAGAAATAGCGCGTATGAGAATTCAGCTAGAATCCTATATCAATCATACTGCAGAAAATAAAAATGATCAACTATACTTAAACCTTGAAAAGTATAATTTGAAGCCTCGTCATCTCGAAATCATTGAACTGATTAGAAAAGGAAAAACAAATAAGGAAATTGGAAATGAATTGTTTATTTCAGAAAACACTGTTAAATACCACTTAAAAATAATTTATGAAATATTAGATATCGACAATCGATCTGAATTAACCAAATAA
- a CDS encoding NAD(P)H-dependent oxidoreductase has protein sequence MHLDNDGFNPVMSKTDLKAFVDHKPVDPQVIDYNVRLEKAGHLIFIFPIWWDLMPAMTKGFVDRVLTPGVVYDHHPRGFGLVPLLKNLKGVTVITTMNKPNIMYSLLIGNLIKKAMIKSIFKTMGYKNLKWISYNKVKSVTRTYTA, from the coding sequence ATGCATCTTGATAATGATGGATTTAATCCAGTAATGTCAAAGACAGATTTGAAAGCATTTGTCGATCACAAACCTGTGGATCCACAAGTAATAGACTATAATGTACGTCTGGAAAAAGCAGGCCACCTAATTTTCATTTTTCCCATTTGGTGGGATCTGATGCCTGCAATGACTAAAGGATTTGTTGATCGAGTTCTTACTCCAGGAGTTGTGTACGACCACCATCCACGGGGTTTTGGTTTAGTACCACTTTTAAAAAACTTAAAAGGTGTGACAGTAATTACAACCATGAATAAGCCCAATATAATGTACTCCCTGCTTATTGGTAACTTAATTAAGAAAGCAATGATAAAAAGCATTTTCAAAACGATGGGTTACAAAAATCTTAAATGGATTAGCTATAATAAGGTAAAATCAGTTACTAGGACGTATACAGCATAG
- a CDS encoding winged helix-turn-helix transcriptional regulator, with protein MYEKKIPKDFSCGMSITFEIIGGKWKPCLIDSINRGIRRPSELAKKHPLASKRVLNLQLKELEAYGVVRKVIYPVLPPKVEYFLTEVGESLLPLVDMMENWGSDFMNDFYKRQENINSESILM; from the coding sequence ATGTACGAGAAAAAAATACCAAAAGATTTTAGTTGCGGCATGAGCATTACTTTTGAGATTATTGGAGGTAAATGGAAGCCCTGCTTAATTGATTCCATCAATCGAGGAATACGAAGACCGAGTGAACTCGCGAAGAAACATCCGCTTGCGAGCAAAAGAGTTTTGAACTTACAACTAAAAGAGCTGGAAGCATATGGTGTTGTAAGAAAAGTTATTTATCCGGTACTTCCTCCTAAGGTTGAATATTTTTTAACTGAAGTAGGCGAATCGCTTTTACCTCTTGTTGATATGATGGAAAACTGGGGAAGTGATTTTATGAATGATTTTTACAAGAGGCAAGAAAATATAAATTCTGAATCTATTCTCATGTAA
- a CDS encoding nuclear transport factor 2 family protein: MELSNRDKAEAIQNSIETETLAEIGLISPTSYTQHNPNVATGLKAILGLHDQMPMDKVYTNVVRKFQDGDYGFVHVDYFLFEPTVAFDIHRFENGVSVEHWDNLQSNPKKLNKSGRTMTDGKTKAKDHHKTEVNKALVKDFVQNVLINGQLDLVSNYFKEDELIQHNPYMADGVQEFLNMLNQWQEDGKPQIYKKIHKVLGEGNFVLVLSEGTFKGEHVAFYDLYRIEDGKIVEHWDVVEAIPETGKRKNSNGKF, from the coding sequence ATGGAATTATCAAATAGAGACAAAGCTGAAGCTATACAAAATAGCATTGAAACTGAAACTTTGGCAGAAATAGGGTTGATCAGTCCGACCTCCTATACACAACACAATCCAAATGTAGCAACGGGCTTAAAAGCAATTTTGGGATTGCATGATCAAATGCCAATGGATAAAGTTTATACAAATGTAGTTCGTAAGTTTCAAGATGGAGATTATGGATTTGTTCACGTAGATTATTTTCTTTTTGAACCCACCGTGGCTTTTGATATACACCGGTTTGAAAATGGAGTAAGTGTTGAACATTGGGATAATCTCCAATCAAATCCAAAAAAACTGAATAAAAGCGGAAGAACAATGACCGACGGAAAGACCAAGGCAAAAGATCATCATAAAACGGAGGTTAACAAAGCACTTGTTAAAGACTTTGTTCAAAACGTTCTTATTAATGGACAACTCGATTTGGTGTCAAATTATTTCAAGGAAGATGAATTGATTCAACATAATCCGTATATGGCTGACGGGGTACAAGAATTTTTAAATATGTTGAATCAATGGCAGGAAGATGGGAAACCTCAAATTTATAAGAAAATACATAAAGTGCTTGGGGAAGGAAATTTTGTCCTAGTATTAAGTGAAGGTACTTTTAAAGGAGAACACGTTGCTTTCTATGATCTTTATAGAATTGAAGACGGTAAAATTGTAGAACATTGGGATGTCGTTGAAGCAATACCTGAAACTGGAAAACGAAAAAATAGTAATGGTAAATTCTAA
- a CDS encoding DUF2798 domain-containing protein yields MVNSKKNRRYRIISTFFVVLPTTFVMAILSSVTNDVLVENWIGELFKSWFFSLPIVYACVLLLLPLAHKITSKILDRKVNL; encoded by the coding sequence ATGGTAAATTCTAAGAAAAACAGACGCTATAGAATAATTAGTACCTTTTTTGTAGTTCTGCCAACAACTTTTGTAATGGCCATTTTATCAAGTGTTACTAATGATGTTTTAGTAGAAAATTGGATTGGTGAACTTTTTAAATCATGGTTTTTTTCACTGCCTATTGTTTACGCTTGCGTACTCCTTCTATTGCCACTTGCTCATAAAATTACGAGCAAGATTTTAGATAGAAAAGTAAATTTATAA
- a CDS encoding ABC1 kinase family protein yields MKTLHKIPTGKLERTSSLLKAGAKVGVNYIKYYGNKITKDKDEDEARKTLNEDNATDIYDSLKELKGSALKVAQMLSMEKNILPQAYVEKFSLSQFSVPPLSGALVKKTFRKYFGKNPEDLFDEFTDESVNAASIGQVHKAKKDGQDFAVKIQYPGVRESISSDLKMVKPIAMKMFNIKKEGSESYFQEVENKLFEETDYDLELKRSQEISEKCAHLPNLAFPTYYPEFSCGRIITMDWMNGKHFSEFTKLDNSQDDLNKIGQTLWDFYMYQMHVLKQVHADPHPGNFLVSADKKLLVIDFGCIKEIPNDFYKPYFELAERKNLDNPEFYKEKLYELEILLAQDSAEEQEFFTKLFYELLELFTRPFNVVNFDFSDETFFQEIADLGQRYAKLSNIKGMNTNRGSKHFIYLNRTFFGLYNMMHDLKAQNVVINHYKNFKQ; encoded by the coding sequence ATGAAAACACTCCATAAAATACCGACAGGAAAGTTAGAAAGAACAAGCAGTTTGCTGAAAGCAGGCGCCAAAGTTGGCGTTAATTACATCAAATATTACGGAAATAAAATTACAAAAGATAAAGATGAGGACGAAGCCCGAAAAACTTTAAATGAAGACAATGCGACCGATATTTACGATTCTTTAAAAGAATTGAAAGGTTCTGCTCTAAAAGTTGCTCAGATGCTGAGCATGGAAAAAAATATTCTTCCGCAAGCCTATGTAGAGAAATTTTCTTTATCTCAATTTTCGGTTCCGCCACTTTCCGGAGCTTTGGTGAAAAAAACTTTTAGAAAATATTTCGGGAAAAATCCGGAAGACCTATTTGATGAGTTTACTGATGAATCTGTTAATGCAGCAAGCATCGGACAAGTTCATAAAGCCAAGAAAGATGGTCAAGATTTTGCAGTCAAAATTCAATATCCGGGCGTGAGAGAAAGTATTTCAAGCGATCTGAAAATGGTAAAACCGATTGCGATGAAGATGTTTAATATCAAAAAAGAAGGTTCAGAATCGTATTTTCAGGAAGTAGAAAATAAATTATTTGAAGAGACAGATTATGATCTGGAACTCAAAAGAAGTCAGGAAATTTCTGAAAAATGTGCACATCTTCCGAATCTTGCTTTTCCTACATATTATCCAGAATTTTCCTGTGGAAGAATCATCACGATGGATTGGATGAACGGAAAGCATTTCTCAGAATTTACAAAACTAGATAATTCTCAGGATGATTTGAACAAGATCGGACAGACACTTTGGGATTTTTATATGTACCAGATGCATGTTCTGAAGCAGGTACACGCCGACCCGCATCCCGGAAATTTTTTGGTTTCGGCAGATAAAAAGTTGCTTGTGATTGATTTTGGTTGCATCAAAGAAATTCCGAATGATTTTTACAAACCTTATTTTGAATTGGCTGAACGTAAGAATCTGGATAATCCTGAATTTTACAAAGAAAAATTATACGAGCTTGAGATCTTGCTTGCTCAAGATTCTGCAGAGGAACAGGAGTTTTTTACTAAATTATTCTACGAATTGTTGGAATTATTTACAAGACCTTTCAATGTCGTGAATTTTGATTTTTCTGATGAAACTTTCTTTCAGGAAATTGCAGATTTAGGTCAGCGGTATGCGAAACTGAGTAATATAAAAGGGATGAACACCAACAGGGGTTCGAAACATTTTATTTATCTGAACCGCACATTTTTTGGATTGTACAATATGATGCACGATCTGAAAGCGCAAAATGTCGTCATCAATCACTATAAAAATTTTAAACAATAA